The Psychroflexus sp. ALD_RP9 region TATAATCGCGCGCATCTCATTGGCGAGACGCTGGATTCTGTGTTAGCCCAAACCTACCAAAACTGGGAATGTATTGTGGTTGATGATGGCAGTACTGATGATACAGATGCCGTAATGCAAAAGTATTGCGATAAAGACTCACGCTTTAAATATTACCACCGACCTGAAGAACACTTGCCAGGTGGCAACGGCGCCCGGAATTATGGGTTTAAGATGAGCTCCGGAGAGTATGTGAATTGGTTGGATAGCGATGATTTATTTTCTCCATATTTTTTATCAAATAAAGAACTTGAGTTTTTAAACGGGAATTTTGATGCTATTGTTTCCCTGAGTCAAACTTTTAATAAAATTTCTGGAGATGGTTCAATTTTGTGGAATATTCTACCTGATAATAAAGATCAATTACAATTAAATAACTTAGTAAATGATTTTCTGAAACAAAATATGCTATGGCCACCGATAGCAATAGTTTGGAAAAAAACGTTTTTCGATAAAAAAAAGGATCTATGGAATGAACATTTGAAATCTTGGCAAGACTGGGAATTCCATATTAAAATGCTCTTAGAAAAACCAAGTCTTCATTTTAAATCTTGTGATATTGATACCTTTTATCGCATTGATAGTAGCGATAAAATTTCAACTAAGGCAAAGGATAAACAATTTTTCATAAATCTTAAAAAAAGTATTGACGATGTTATTTCACTCATAAAAAGTAAAGCTTTAATAGTTACTTTCTCTTCTGAAATTAAGAATCTCATCGCAAGGGTATTAATAAGGCTGCCAATTCAAAATGGCTACTATAACTTTTCACTACTAAGTGCTTTAAAGTATACATTTACCTTAAAATCTTTATTTCCTATAAAATCATTTATTTTAGAATTAGCTAGACAATATTTTATCTTTAGAAAAATAAGCAGTTTTCTTTATCAACCTTACAAAGAAAAAATCAAGTTTGATACTACATTTATGAAATTAACCAAAGAGAATTTAAAATAATGAACGGGATTTCAGTCATTATATGTTGCTATAATTCAGAACAAAGAATTAAACCAACGCTTGAGCACCTTAACTTACAGCAAACTAATTTTCCTTGGGAGTTGATTATTGTTGATAATAATTGTTCAGATAAAACGGTACAAACAGTTAACAACTGTATACAACAAATGCATCAACTTACTGAGCGTACGAGCATTGTTAAAGAAAGTAAGCCAGGTTTGAATTATGCTAGATCAAGAGGTGCAAATACAGCTAAATATGATTTAATTCTATTCTGTGATGATGACAATTGGTTGAATGAAAGTTACCTTCAAAAAGCTTATGATTTCCTGAAAGATAATCCTGACTTTGGGATTGTGGGTGGAAACGGAGTAGAAAAATGTGAAATTGACCCACCAAAATGGTTCGATAAATACAAATCTTTATATGCGATAGGATGCAGAAATGATGGTGAAGTATCAAATGTTTATGGTGCAGGAATGCTGCTAAAAAAAGAGTTACTTAGTGGTATTAATTTTAATATGTCTGACAGAAAAGGAGACAGCCTTGCCTCAGGCGGAGATAGTGAAATATGCTACAATGTAATTAATAAAGGTTATAAAATAAGACAGTTGTGTGATAACACTTTCTATCATTTTATTCCTAAAGAGCGCTTAAAGACTACTTACATCTATAAAATGTTTTATGCGGTTGGTAAAACTAGGAAAGAGTTATATCAAATTTCTCCAAAGCACTATAAGCTATTTAGTCCTTCTTACAGGCTTAAGAAAGATGTGAAAAATTTATTTAAAGCTTTACTAAAATTAGATTGGATAGGTGTAAGGTGTAATTTTTATTCTCTAAAAGCCTATTGGTTAAATTAAATTATAATGAAAAAAATTCTCCTATTCTCACCATTATGTAAACCTAAAGCGGTTTTAGAAGTTTCGCTTCCTTCTTACCTAAATTTGAAATGCCAAGGTTTTACTTATGATATACTTTTGTATAATGATAATAATATTGAGGATTCAAAACAATATACAGATAACTTCATCTCACAACATGATAATGTCAGTTTGTTACCCAATATTTTTGATGAAAATTCTGCATACCAGAAACATAATTGGAATATCAGTTTAATAGATCGTATCAGTGCTATTAAGAACAAAGCTTTAGAATATGCCTTAAAAAATAATTATGACTATATTTTTTTAGTAGATGCAGATTTAGTCTTAAACCCAAACACCTTAATAAGCCTAGTAAACGCTCAGAAACATTTTATTTTTGAGATTTTTTGGACTATGTTTACAAATGCACATTATTATAAACCCAATGCTTGGGATTACCATTCTTGGGTGTATGATACTCCCGAAAGTATTATTAAACTCAAAGAGCCAAACGTTTATGAAGTAGGTGCCGGTGGCGCGTGTACTTTAGTGAGTCGAGAGCTTTTAGAGCGTGGCTTAAATTTTAATAGATTATCTAATATGCGATTCCCTGGAGAAGATCGTCACTTCTGCACTAGAGTTCAGGCTTTAAACGAAAAAGTGTATATCGATACGCATTTTCCAGCATTTCATATACACAATCCAAAGCTTGTAGACGAGGCTAAACTATGGTATAGCAATGGAGCAAAACCTGAGTTTTTTAAATCTTGGCTAACTGATGAATGGAAAACTAATGTTAGGAGAAGTTTTGAAGAGCCAAAGAGTAAAATAGGTCAAATAAAAAAGGGCTTTTATTTGGCAAGAAGGGCTTACATCAATTACTTTAAAAAATTATAAATGGCATTAATTAATAAAATCTTAAACCGATATTACAAATATTTTGGCTCTAGAAGGTACAGAAAGTTTGTAATTATTGCACGATCTAGAACAGGAAGTAACTTGTTAAACAGTTATTTAAACAATTCCTCTCAAATAATAGCAAGAGGAGAATTGTTCGGCAGAATAGGTGATAAGGACGAAAAAAGAATATGGACTGATATATATAGAAAATATAGTTCACTGGTTTGTTGGGTAGGTTTTAAATTGTTCTATCAGCATCCTGTAGATTCAGATTCGAAATTTGTTTGGAATCAAATTAAAAAAGATCAAAGCATATTAATTATTCATTTAACAAGAGACAATAAAGTAAGAGCTGAACTGTCTAGGTTAATTGCTTTCAAAACAAAAAAATGGGCAGCTAATACCTCTAAGCCTAATTTTGAAAAAGCAATATTAGAAGATAAAAAAATTAAATTAGATGTTGATTCTTTTCTAGACGAAATTCAATCAGTTGTGAATTACGAAAATTATATTAGACAAGAATATTCAAATCATAAAATAATTGAAATCACTTATGAGCAACTTACTAAAAACCCTAATAAAACAATAGGTGAAATTAGAAAAGAATTTGATATCGATAGCTTTAAAATTAAAACACCTTTAGCTAAACAAAACACTGAAAGTATTGAAGATTTAGTCATCAACTTTGAAGAGCTTGAAAAGAAATTATCGGGTACTCAATTTTATTCTAACCTATCAGAACTTTAAATTATGAAAATCCTCATCTGTTTTGGTACAAGGCCTGAAGCCATTAAAATGGCACCTGTGGTTAAAGCTTGTTTGAGTCATCAAACTATCAAGACCAGCGTTTGTGTTACAGCACAGCATCGCGAGATGCTTGATCAAGTTCTAGACTTTTTTCAAATCACGCCAGATTTTGACTTAGATTTAATGCAAACTAATCAATCGCTCAATCAGCTTTCTGCAAGAATTATTGAAAAAATGGATGCTGTATTAGTTAAAGAGCAACCTGATTGGGTTTTGGTTCATGGCGATACCACAACTTCTAGCATGGTCGCTTTAGCCGCCTTTCACAGAGGAATTAAAGTCGGTCACGTTGAGGCTGGTTTGCGCACCTACAATAAATATTCGCCATTTCCAGAGGAAATCAACCGTCAGCTTACTGGTAGAATAGCCAATGCACACTTTGCACCGACACAAAAAGCCTACAACTGCTTGATGAATGAAGGTGTAAAAAAAGAAGAAGTATTAATTACAGGAAATACCGTGGTTGACGCTTTACAGGTAGGTTTAAAACTTGCTAAAGATAGAGGTTCGCAGAATCTAAAAAAAATACTTGATCAACTCGATTCTCAAAAAAAATTAATATTGGTCACAGGGCATCGTCGAGAAAATTTTGGAGATGGATTCATTCAACTCTGCAAGGCTTTAGCCCAGCTAGCCAAACGCTCAGATGTTGAAATAGTTTATCCTGTACATCTAAATCCCAATGTAAAAGAGGTTGTGCATAAAGAACTTGAGCAACTAGACAATATTCATCTCGTACCACCAGTAGAATATCCTGTCATGCTGGGTTTGTTGGAAGCCTGCGATTTAATCATTTCAGATTCAGGTGGCATTCAAGAAGAAGCGCCAAGTTTAGGTAAAATGGTGTTGGTTACTCGGGCCACTTCAGAACGTATGGAAGGCATAGAAGAAGGTTTTGCAGAACTAATAGGTACAAGTGCCGATAAGATTATAGAAAGGGCTTCGTTTTATTTGAAATATCCCAAAGTATTGAATAAACAAGATAATCCTTATGGGCAAGGTGATGCATCTGAAAAAATAATCAACTATATTCTAAGCAGATG contains the following coding sequences:
- a CDS encoding glycosyltransferase family 2 protein — translated: MREQPLVSIIIPTYNRAHLIGETLDSVLAQTYQNWECIVVDDGSTDDTDAVMQKYCDKDSRFKYYHRPEEHLPGGNGARNYGFKMSSGEYVNWLDSDDLFSPYFLSNKELEFLNGNFDAIVSLSQTFNKISGDGSILWNILPDNKDQLQLNNLVNDFLKQNMLWPPIAIVWKKTFFDKKKDLWNEHLKSWQDWEFHIKMLLEKPSLHFKSCDIDTFYRIDSSDKISTKAKDKQFFINLKKSIDDVISLIKSKALIVTFSSEIKNLIARVLIRLPIQNGYYNFSLLSALKYTFTLKSLFPIKSFILELARQYFIFRKISSFLYQPYKEKIKFDTTFMKLTKENLK
- the wecB gene encoding non-hydrolyzing UDP-N-acetylglucosamine 2-epimerase, producing the protein MKILICFGTRPEAIKMAPVVKACLSHQTIKTSVCVTAQHREMLDQVLDFFQITPDFDLDLMQTNQSLNQLSARIIEKMDAVLVKEQPDWVLVHGDTTTSSMVALAAFHRGIKVGHVEAGLRTYNKYSPFPEEINRQLTGRIANAHFAPTQKAYNCLMNEGVKKEEVLITGNTVVDALQVGLKLAKDRGSQNLKKILDQLDSQKKLILVTGHRRENFGDGFIQLCKALAQLAKRSDVEIVYPVHLNPNVKEVVHKELEQLDNIHLVPPVEYPVMLGLLEACDLIISDSGGIQEEAPSLGKMVLVTRATSERMEGIEEGFAELIGTSADKIIERASFYLKYPKVLNKQDNPYGQGDASEKIINYILSR
- a CDS encoding glycosyltransferase, producing MNGISVIICCYNSEQRIKPTLEHLNLQQTNFPWELIIVDNNCSDKTVQTVNNCIQQMHQLTERTSIVKESKPGLNYARSRGANTAKYDLILFCDDDNWLNESYLQKAYDFLKDNPDFGIVGGNGVEKCEIDPPKWFDKYKSLYAIGCRNDGEVSNVYGAGMLLKKELLSGINFNMSDRKGDSLASGGDSEICYNVINKGYKIRQLCDNTFYHFIPKERLKTTYIYKMFYAVGKTRKELYQISPKHYKLFSPSYRLKKDVKNLFKALLKLDWIGVRCNFYSLKAYWLN
- a CDS encoding Stf0 family sulfotransferase; protein product: MALINKILNRYYKYFGSRRYRKFVIIARSRTGSNLLNSYLNNSSQIIARGELFGRIGDKDEKRIWTDIYRKYSSLVCWVGFKLFYQHPVDSDSKFVWNQIKKDQSILIIHLTRDNKVRAELSRLIAFKTKKWAANTSKPNFEKAILEDKKIKLDVDSFLDEIQSVVNYENYIRQEYSNHKIIEITYEQLTKNPNKTIGEIRKEFDIDSFKIKTPLAKQNTESIEDLVINFEELEKKLSGTQFYSNLSEL
- a CDS encoding glycosyltransferase, coding for MKKILLFSPLCKPKAVLEVSLPSYLNLKCQGFTYDILLYNDNNIEDSKQYTDNFISQHDNVSLLPNIFDENSAYQKHNWNISLIDRISAIKNKALEYALKNNYDYIFLVDADLVLNPNTLISLVNAQKHFIFEIFWTMFTNAHYYKPNAWDYHSWVYDTPESIIKLKEPNVYEVGAGGACTLVSRELLERGLNFNRLSNMRFPGEDRHFCTRVQALNEKVYIDTHFPAFHIHNPKLVDEAKLWYSNGAKPEFFKSWLTDEWKTNVRRSFEEPKSKIGQIKKGFYLARRAYINYFKKL